The genomic interval TTTGCGGATGGAGCGGGACACCTGCGTGCGCTGGTCAATTTTTGACATCCGTGTCTCCTTCCTGCCTGTTCTCCTCGCCGCTCTCTTCCACCGCCACCGTCTTAGGTTGGGTATTCGCGACGACACGCAATGGTGAAACCGTGTGCGCGGATGCGGTGAAACCTTTCGCCGCTTGAGCATTCGGAGTGCGCAGCACTTTCGAGAGAACCTCGTCGCGCGGACCGAAGGCCTTCATCCGCCCCTCCTCCATCATCAGAATGAAATCGACGGCACCGATCGCGCTGGGCCGATGCGCGACGACGATGGCGATACCGTTGCGCGCCTTGACCGACGCGATCGCCCTGACGACGGCGGCCTCGCCCTCTGCATCGAGATTGGCATTCGGCTCGTCCAGCACGACGATGAAGGGATCGCCATAAAGCGCACGCGCGAGACCGATACGCTGGCGTTGTCCTGCCGAAAGCGCGGAACCGGCCTCACCTATATCGCTTTCATACCCCTTTTCGAAGCGCAGGATCAGTTCGTGCGCACCGGCGGCTTTCGCAGCGGCAATGATTGCGTCGGGGTCGGGATTGTCCTCGAAACGGGAAATGTTTTCGCCGATCGTGCCGTCGAAAAGCTCCACGCCCTGCGGCAGATAACCGATATGGCGGCCAAGGGCTTCGCGATCCCATTGATCGAAGCTCGCACCATCAAGCCGCACCTTGCCGGCGGCGGGCGTCCAGGCTCCGGTGAGAATGCGCGAAAGGGTGGATTTTCCCGAGCCGGACGGGCCGATGACACCGAGCGCATTCCCGGCGGTCATGACGAAACCAAGGCCCGCGACGGTCGGTTTTCTCTCTCCCGGCGGAATGATGGTGACGTTTTCGACTCTCAATTCTCTCTCAGGCTTCGGCAGTGCCATTGCGGTCGCCGTTACCGGCATCTGCGCAAAAAGCTCCCTCAGCCGCGCCCAGCTCTGGCGGGCGGCAACGAAGGACTTCCAGTTGGATATGGCAAGATCGACGGGCGCCAAAGCCCGACCCATCATGATCGAACTGGCGATCATCACGCCGCCTGAGGCCTCCTGCTGAATGACCAGCCATGCGCCGACCGCCAAAATGGCCGATTGCAGCACGATCCGCAGGGATTTTGCGATATTGCCGAGGCCGCCGGCCACGTCGCCCGCCTTGCGGTTGGCGGCGAGATAAGCCTCGTTGGAGATTTGCCAGCGTTTGCCAAGCCGGCCGCCGAGCCCCATGGCCTGCACGACTTCGGCGTTGCGGCGCGAGGCTTCCAGCTGCCGGTTGCGCGCCATGTTTTCGACCATGGTGTCGCGGATCGGCTTCTGAGAGAACATATTGGTCAAGATGGTCAGGGATATAAGCAGAACGGCACCGGCAAGAGCCGTCACGCCGATCCAGAAATGAAACAGAAAACATATGCCAAGGTAGAGCGGCATCCAAGGCAGATCGAAAAAGGCGGTGGGCCCCGTGCCGGACAGAAAACCGCGCACGTTGTCGAGATCGCGCAGCGGCTGTAGGCCGTCCCCCGGCATACGGTTGACGAGCGGCAGGCGCACCACCGCATCATGCACCTTGCCGGAATAGCGCATGTCGAAGTCCTCGCCGATACGGATCAGGACCCGGGCGCGGATGATGTCGAGCAGGCACTGGAAGCCATAGAGGCCGAGCGCAAGAATGGCGATCCCGACCAGTGTCGGCAGACTGCCGCTGGCCAGCACCCGGTCGTAAACCTGAAGCATGAACAGGGGCGACGTCAGCGCCAGGATGTTGACCACACCGCTGATGAGCGCCACACCGAAAAACGTGCTTTTAAGGGGCGAAACAACCGCCGCAGTGAGGGACTGCGGCGGTGTCTGCTGGTGGTTTTGAAAGCCCACAGCCTGATTTTCCTTTAAGCGGCAAGCGCCGATGCGCTGGCGAAAATGAAGTCCGATGCGTCGAGTACGCTTGCATCGACACCGACGAGTGTGATCGAAACTGACGCGCTGGAGTCAGATTCTACCACCGCATTACCGTTGAGGTTATACCAGAACAGGTCAGCGACCGAGGTCGAACCCCAACCAGATACGTCAAGCTTATCAGTACCATCCTGATAACCATAGGTGCCGGTTGGTCCTGCGGTTACGATATCGTTACCGCCCGAGAAGACAAAAGTATCAGCGCCGGCAAAACCGGTCAGCGTGTTCGAGGAGGCAGTATCCTCGATCACAGTGCCAGTGGCAGCGAAGTAGTCATAGAAACCGGCCAGCGAGCCGAAGCGCGCAAGCTGGTAAACGGCGAGGTCAAGCAGATCGCGCGCACCCGCAAGCGAATAGGAGCTATCAGGATCGATCAACAGTTCCTGCTGGCTGACGGCGATGCCGCTGGTGGACTGGCTGTAGCCGGCACCCAGAACGATACTGTCGACCGAACCCGTCAGGTTGCCCTGGGAGTATTGCAGAGCGCCGCTCATGACGATGCCCTTGCCGCCGTTGCTGCCATCGCCCCAAGCCTCATAGGTGGTGTTTGGATCGATGGTGGTCGTGGCGAGAGAGCTGGTCTGAGCGTCGTAGAACGCACCATAGGTCGAACCGAAACCGCTCGTCCAACCGTTGAGGTAACCGATCAGGTCGGAGGAGGACTGCGTCAGTTGAATTGTGGTAGCCATAGGTGTACTCCTTTGCTGGCCAATAGGGATACCTTGGTCATGTGACGAAGGCGTTTCATCTCCGGGACGGGCTGCAACCCCAGCCCGGAGAATTTCTTCCGCGCATCAGAACTTCACGTTCATCGTCGCGATAAAAGTGCGGCCCGGTGCGGTATAGGCACTGGCTGCCGGGATGTATTTGCGGTCGGTCAGGTTGTTGACCGCGAAACGAAGCGTCGCCTTTTCGTTGAAGGCATAGGAGCCGTATAGGTCTACCGTCGTGTAGGGATCGGTTACCTCCCGCAGATTTCCCTCCGTATCGAGCGTCCGCGATTGCGTCGGCGTGACATGGTTGAGCCGTGCGCCCAAAGAGAATTTTTCCTCGAAGAAACGCATGCCGCCATCGAGCGTCAGCTTCACCTTGGGTGCAACGTCACCCGGCCATGCGACGATCTCGCCGCTTGTCGTGGTCGTGCCGTTAGAGAAAACCTGGGTTTTGTCCGGCCAATCGGTCTTCAGCAGCGTCGCTGAGCCACCAAGCCAGAAGCTTCGCGCATCGTAATTGCCCTCGAATTCAAGCCCGCGCATATAGGTCGTGCCGTCGAGATTGATGAAGCTGGTATAGGTACGGTTCGCCACCTGATCCGTGACGAGATGACCGAGAGCGATATAATCCTTAACCTCACGGCGAAAGGCGGCCATTTTGATGCGCACGGAATCGTGGTCCAGTAGCACACCGTCGAAACTCATATTCGCGCCGATTTCATAGGTTGTGGCTTTTTCGGCTCTCAGAAATTGGTTCGGCGCATACTCGTAACCAACGGAATCCCCTGGACGCGCACCGGCGAAAAAAGCCTCAAGAGTTGTTGGCGGACGCAGGCTCTGGGAATAGCTCACATAGGGGCGGAACCAGTCGAACGGCTTGAGTTCTATCGTGGCGGAGGGCAGCCACGCACTGTAGGTACGGTCGATATCCATCTCATAGGCGGGATTCTCGACGACGGGATCGTATCGCGTAGCCGATGGCCCGGTTCCCGGCATACAGGTGGAAGAAACGGTGCTCCAGACCCGGCTAAGAAACCTCGCCTCGGTAATATTGGTGCCGGGATTCTGCGGAAGGAAAACAGCGTAATAATATTGAGATGCTGTGTAATTGTTTCCAATCGGATCACATGCAACGGTGATCGTCCGCAAATACGAAATTTCATCGTAATATGTCGAATTGCCCTTCAGACGCGACCAGTCGTACCGTATGCCGCCGCTTATCACTACCCAGTTCGCAGGCTCAAGTTCACCGTTCAAAAACAGGCTCGCCACATCACGCCGCCCGGGCGGGCTGAAAGCGGTATAGCTGCTGGCAAAGGCGGGATTGTTTGCAATGGCAGAACTCGTGGCAACCGATGAGGAAATGTCTCTGAAAGCTTCCGCGCCGTAGTTCAGGCTGAGCGCACCCACCTTCGTATCGAGGCGACTGGTGTTTTCGACACTGCCGCCGAAACTGCGCAGGCCCATATCAAGGTTCGTTTCAACAGCATATCCTTTGCGCGCCGACCGCAACTCGTGCGTCATATTGTCGTTCAGCCACAGCGACGACTTGAAGTCTATGAGTTCGCTTTCAGGATCCCAGTCCAGCTTGGCAACGATACTGTCGTTACGCACGCTCTCCCGGTCTATCTGTTCGGCAGCACCCTGCACGAAGTCATTCTGCTGGTGCATCCATGACAGAGAAGTCTTCACATCCCCGA from Agrobacterium tumefaciens carries:
- a CDS encoding TonB-dependent receptor; translation: MRLQIRMNGSGKNAAKPARMTVLLATTAVVVSMSVPAFAQSGPNAANGQRSGGEQGATRPFNIPAQPLSSVVGVFGRQSGLQVTLATPSAGNVRTNAVTGSFTVRDALSRLLAGTGVNFRFAGNGRTVVIGSGQAAADLSGAEGTTVLEEITVTGKTGRNSIAGTGYQGTPDWVYETPASVSVVSREAIQSAGVRNTRDVFNRVSGVYAGEGNGSFPTVSPNIRGLQESGRVVVSIDGARQNAQRGFSTGGASIYSANNGQAYVDVAFIRAVEVEKMTNATSGNAGSLGGKVEFRTVSAVDLIPEGANKGGEVNVSRGTNGYDFQGSVLAAVREPDGPLSFVAGYSRTIMDEYKIGTRGEARSTALTMKDLLGRDGWSSFFKGEGDFGDVKTSLSWMHQQNDFVQGAAEQIDRESVRNDSIVAKLDWDPESELIDFKSSLWLNDNMTHELRSARKGYAVETNLDMGLRSFGGSVENTSRLDTKVGALSLNYGAEAFRDISSSVATSSAIANNPAFASSYTAFSPPGRRDVASLFLNGELEPANWVVISGGIRYDWSRLKGNSTYYDEISYLRTITVACDPIGNNYTASQYYYAVFLPQNPGTNITEARFLSRVWSTVSSTCMPGTGPSATRYDPVVENPAYEMDIDRTYSAWLPSATIELKPFDWFRPYVSYSQSLRPPTTLEAFFAGARPGDSVGYEYAPNQFLRAEKATTYEIGANMSFDGVLLDHDSVRIKMAAFRREVKDYIALGHLVTDQVANRTYTSFINLDGTTYMRGLEFEGNYDARSFWLGGSATLLKTDWPDKTQVFSNGTTTTSGEIVAWPGDVAPKVKLTLDGGMRFFEEKFSLGARLNHVTPTQSRTLDTEGNLREVTDPYTTVDLYGSYAFNEKATLRFAVNNLTDRKYIPAASAYTAPGRTFIATMNVKF
- a CDS encoding calcium-binding protein, producing MATTIQLTQSSSDLIGYLNGWTSGFGSTYGAFYDAQTSSLATTTIDPNTTYEAWGDGSNGGKGIVMSGALQYSQGNLTGSVDSIVLGAGYSQSTSGIAVSQQELLIDPDSSYSLAGARDLLDLAVYQLARFGSLAGFYDYFAATGTVIEDTASSNTLTGFAGADTFVFSGGNDIVTAGPTGTYGYQDGTDKLDVSGWGSTSVADLFWYNLNGNAVVESDSSASVSITLVGVDASVLDASDFIFASASALAA
- a CDS encoding type I secretion system permease/ATPase; this translates as MGFQNHQQTPPQSLTAAVVSPLKSTFFGVALISGVVNILALTSPLFMLQVYDRVLASGSLPTLVGIAILALGLYGFQCLLDIIRARVLIRIGEDFDMRYSGKVHDAVVRLPLVNRMPGDGLQPLRDLDNVRGFLSGTGPTAFFDLPWMPLYLGICFLFHFWIGVTALAGAVLLISLTILTNMFSQKPIRDTMVENMARNRQLEASRRNAEVVQAMGLGGRLGKRWQISNEAYLAANRKAGDVAGGLGNIAKSLRIVLQSAILAVGAWLVIQQEASGGVMIASSIMMGRALAPVDLAISNWKSFVAARQSWARLRELFAQMPVTATAMALPKPERELRVENVTIIPPGERKPTVAGLGFVMTAGNALGVIGPSGSGKSTLSRILTGAWTPAAGKVRLDGASFDQWDREALGRHIGYLPQGVELFDGTIGENISRFEDNPDPDAIIAAAKAAGAHELILRFEKGYESDIGEAGSALSAGQRQRIGLARALYGDPFIVVLDEPNANLDAEGEAAVVRAIASVKARNGIAIVVAHRPSAIGAVDFILMMEEGRMKAFGPRDEVLSKVLRTPNAQAAKGFTASAHTVSPLRVVANTQPKTVAVEESGEENRQEGDTDVKN